GAACGTCGCGTCGGCGTGCTGGAGCCAGGTGCGCAACGCATCGTGCCCGGTGGCGGTGCCGCGCGGGCCGATGAGCGCGATGTCAGGGGCGGAGAGGGCGAGGAGCGCTCCGGCGTCCGCCGCGTTCAGTGCGGCGAGCCAGGCGTGGACGGTTTCAGCGGCCTCGGGCATTTCGTATCAGGGACGAAGGGTAGCGGCAGGTGGAGAACGGTTGCGCTCCCCGGCTGCCTCCACGCACTAACGCACTAACGCACTCACGCACTCCCCTCACGCGGTCGCCCGCTTCAGCTCCGGCAGCACGCGCTCGCCGAAGACGTCGATGAAGTGCTCCTGGTTCTCGCGCGGGATGGAGTGGAGGTTGATCTCCTCGAAGCCCATCTCCACGTCGCTGAGCAGCCAGTCGAGGTGCTGCTCGACGCTGGAGGAGCAGCGGATCTTGCGGGCGATGTCGTCGGGGCGCACGAACTCGGCGGCGGCTTCGAACTCGGAGGGGAGGCGGAGCTGCGCCAGGACGGAGCTGGGGAACTGGAGGTGCTTCCACTGCGCGTGCGCCGCGCGGACGGCCTCCGCGTCCGAGCGGTGGAAGGAGAGCTGCGCCTGCAGGTAGATCGGCTTCCCCTCTCCGCCGCCGCGGCGGAAGCCGTCGATGGTTTTGCGCATCTCGCTTCGCTCGCCGACGGTGGTGATCAGCCCGTCCGCCCACGAGCCCATCCACTCCGCCGTCTCGGGGGTGAGCGCGGCGCCGACGATTTTGGGGGGCGTCTCGGGGCGCGTGTAGAGCTTCGCCTCCTCCACGGTGATGAGGCCGTGGTGCGTCACCGTCTCGCCGGCCCAGAGGGCGCGGATGATGTCGCACGCTTCGCGGAGGCGCGCGTTGCGCTCAGCCTTGTGGGGCCACCGCTCGCCCGTGATGTGCTCGTTGAGGAGCTCGCCGCTCCCGGGAGCGATCCAGAAGCGCCCGGGGTACATCTCCGCCAGCGTGGCCGCGGCCTGCGCGATGATGGCCGGATGGTAGCGCCACCCGCCCGGAACGGTCACCACGCCGAAGGGGAGCGAGGTGGCCTGCATCGCCGCGCCCAGCCAGCTCCACGCGAACCCGCTCTCCCCCTGCGATTCGCCCCAGGGAAAGAAGTGGTCGGAGCACATCGCGCTCTGGAAACCCGCCCTCTCCGC
The nucleotide sequence above comes from Longimicrobium sp.. Encoded proteins:
- a CDS encoding TIGR03885 family FMN-dependent LLM class oxidoreductase, with translation MARIGYHCSHEQYPPSRLLQLVQRAERAGFQSAMCSDHFFPWGESQGESGFAWSWLGAAMQATSLPFGVVTVPGGWRYHPAIIAQAAATLAEMYPGRFWIAPGSGELLNEHITGERWPHKAERNARLREACDIIRALWAGETVTHHGLITVEEAKLYTRPETPPKIVGAALTPETAEWMGSWADGLITTVGERSEMRKTIDGFRRGGGEGKPIYLQAQLSFHRSDAEAVRAAHAQWKHLQFPSSVLAQLRLPSEFEAAAEFVRPDDIARKIRCSSSVEQHLDWLLSDVEMGFEEINLHSIPRENQEHFIDVFGERVLPELKRATA